Proteins co-encoded in one Chloroflexota bacterium genomic window:
- a CDS encoding CBS domain-containing protein has translation MLVRDIMTSNVISVSSDTLMTEAGKTMEFHRIERLPVVDRGNLVGIVTKSDLERAAPSKATSLTRWELSHLLGKMKIKEIMKTKVVTIDADATVECAIATAQSNRVGSLPVMEKGRLVGILTTNDFFYKILNPLMGIGEDGSRIMVYGAGGAEQISRVTECLSKNGVGIKAICTVLSPDSKKNDLLVHLDIVDASKVITELKKLGFSVDAREFRPCPVDIGTFKPC, from the coding sequence ATGCTTGTACGCGATATCATGACGAGCAATGTTATTAGTGTGTCTAGCGACACTTTGATGACAGAGGCTGGAAAGACGATGGAATTTCATCGAATCGAGCGTTTGCCGGTGGTTGACCGGGGGAACCTGGTGGGTATCGTGACCAAAAGTGATTTGGAGAGGGCTGCTCCTTCAAAGGCCACCTCTCTCACCAGATGGGAGCTAAGCCACCTGCTGGGTAAGATGAAGATAAAAGAGATTATGAAGACCAAGGTTGTTACTATTGATGCCGACGCCACGGTGGAGTGTGCCATAGCTACAGCACAAAGCAACAGGGTTGGCTCCTTACCTGTCATGGAAAAAGGGCGTTTGGTAGGCATCCTTACCACCAACGACTTCTTCTATAAGATTCTGAATCCCCTGATGGGAATCGGAGAAGATGGCTCACGCATCATGGTCTACGGGGCGGGTGGGGCGGAGCAAATAAGCAGGGTGACAGAGTGCCTAAGCAAGAATGGTGTAGGGATAAAGGCCATCTGTACTGTGTTATCTCCAGACAGCAAGAAGAATGACCTGTTAGTCCACCTAGACATAGTGGATGCCAGCAAGGTGATCACGGAGCTCAAGAAGCTTGGTTTCTCGGTGGATGCCAGGGAGTTTAGGCCCTGCCCGGTGGACATTGGAACCTTCAAACCCTGCTAA
- the nifU gene encoding Fe-S cluster assembly scaffold protein NifU — protein MPAYSEKVMDHFMHPRNVGEIEDADGIGEVGNPVCGDMMTFYIKVKDDRLSDIKFKTFGCGAAIAVSSIVTEMGTGKTLEEARQITPELVAKELEGLPKNKFHCSNLGAQALNKAIDNYLEKQGRLVKNPKEETEHEEE, from the coding sequence ATGCCTGCTTACAGCGAGAAAGTGATGGATCACTTCATGCATCCCCGCAATGTGGGGGAAATAGAGGATGCTGATGGCATCGGCGAGGTAGGCAACCCCGTCTGCGGGGACATGATGACCTTCTACATCAAGGTGAAGGATGATCGCCTCAGCGACATCAAGTTCAAGACCTTCGGCTGTGGGGCGGCCATTGCTGTGTCCAGCATCGTAACGGAGATGGGTACAGGAAAGACGCTGGAAGAAGCCAGGCAGATAACTCCGGAATTGGTGGCGAAGGAGCTTGAAGGATTGCCCAAGAACAAATTCCATTGCTCCAATCTCGGTGCGCAAGCTCTGAACAAGGCCATTGATAACTACCTGGAGAAGCAGGGCCGGCTAGTGAAAAACCCGAAGGAGGAGACAGAACATGAAGAAGAGTAA
- a CDS encoding cysteine--tRNA ligase — MKIFSTLSGQKEEFSPQGELVKIYVCGVTPYSDCHIGHAMSYITFDVVRRYLEFKGYQVKYVQNFTDIDDKIIDRAQQFGVAPAELAEKFIAGYFADMDALNIRRADVYPRATQEIPTIIEVIRGLIHKGHAYEAQGSVYFRVKSVSDYGKLGHQDLDSLQAGARVEAGSEKEHPLDFALWKAAKPGEPYWESPWGKGRPGWHIECSAMSLRHLGQTLDIHGGGRDLIFPHHENEIAQSESFTGVVPFVRYWMHNGLLQLGGEKMSKSLGVLVTIKEVLQRFSPDAVRLFILSSHYRSPLSFSEEGLEAAEKGVERLRLTAHVEGGRGSADAIDIAAFHQGFVAAMDDDFNTAQAIASVFDLAREINRAASEGMDIRQAQQTLLELCSVLGLTLKERETSQEEKLVIEAMVTARNNARKQKNWQEADRIRADLEKMGIVLEDTPKGSVWRRRGA, encoded by the coding sequence ATGAAGATATTTAGCACGCTCTCTGGTCAGAAGGAAGAATTCAGTCCCCAGGGTGAGCTGGTCAAAATATACGTCTGTGGCGTTACTCCCTACTCCGATTGCCACATCGGTCATGCCATGAGCTACATCACCTTCGATGTGGTGCGGCGCTACCTGGAGTTCAAAGGCTACCAGGTGAAGTACGTCCAGAACTTCACCGATATTGATGACAAGATCATTGACCGAGCTCAACAGTTTGGAGTTGCCCCTGCCGAGCTAGCTGAGAAGTTCATTGCCGGGTACTTCGCCGACATGGACGCGCTCAACATCAGAAGGGCTGATGTTTATCCACGAGCCACTCAGGAAATCCCCACGATTATCGAGGTGATCCGGGGCTTGATTCACAAGGGGCATGCCTATGAGGCCCAGGGCAGTGTCTATTTCAGGGTGAAGAGTGTGTCGGACTATGGGAAGCTGGGCCACCAGGATCTGGATAGCCTTCAGGCTGGGGCCCGGGTGGAGGCAGGCAGTGAAAAGGAACACCCTCTTGATTTCGCCCTGTGGAAGGCGGCCAAGCCCGGTGAGCCTTACTGGGAAAGCCCCTGGGGCAAGGGCAGGCCTGGCTGGCATATTGAGTGCAGCGCCATGTCTTTGAGGCACCTGGGCCAGACCCTGGATATCCATGGTGGGGGGCGGGATCTCATCTTCCCGCATCATGAGAACGAGATAGCCCAGTCGGAGAGTTTTACCGGCGTTGTTCCCTTCGTCAGGTACTGGATGCACAACGGGTTATTGCAACTCGGCGGCGAGAAAATGAGTAAGTCCTTAGGAGTTCTGGTCACCATTAAAGAGGTCTTGCAGCGCTTCAGCCCTGATGCCGTCAGGCTGTTTATCCTCAGTTCTCACTACCGCAGCCCGTTGAGCTTCAGCGAGGAGGGGTTAGAGGCTGCCGAGAAGGGGGTGGAGAGGTTGCGTTTGACGGCGCATGTGGAGGGTGGGCGTGGCAGTGCAGATGCCATCGACATCGCCGCGTTTCACCAGGGCTTCGTAGCAGCTATGGATGACGACTTCAACACCGCCCAGGCGATTGCCTCGGTGTTCGATCTGGCGCGGGAGATCAACCGCGCCGCCAGCGAGGGTATGGACATAAGACAAGCCCAGCAGACGTTGCTCGAACTGTGCAGCGTGCTCGGCCTGACCCTGAAAGAAAGGGAGACCAGCCAGGAAGAGAAGTTGGTGATCGAAGCAATGGTAACCGCTCGCAACAACGCCAGAAAGCAGAAGAACTGGCAGGAGGCCGACAGGATCCGCGCTGACCTGGAGAAAATGGGGATAGTGCTGGAGGACACACCAAAAGGGTCAGTGTGGCGGAGACGCGGGGCCTAA
- a CDS encoding sulfurtransferase TusA family protein: MKADATLDCVGLYCPMPIYNTATKLKQMKAGQVLEILADDEGIKADAPAWCRTTGNELLGIEEEGKTYKVYIRKSG; encoded by the coding sequence ATGAAAGCGGATGCCACTCTGGACTGCGTCGGGTTGTACTGCCCTATGCCCATTTACAACACCGCCACCAAGCTGAAGCAGATGAAGGCAGGGCAGGTGCTGGAGATCCTGGCTGATGATGAGGGGATAAAGGCAGACGCACCGGCCTGGTGCCGCACCACTGGAAATGAGCTATTGGGGATCGAGGAGGAAGGTAAGACATACAAGGTGTACATCAGGAAATCTGGGTAG
- a CDS encoding 2-hydroxyglutaryl-CoA dehydratase, whose product MEVYLGVDVGSVSTKFALLNQNNELVANLYLLTEGKPIESVQCGLKEIQQQLPEGARICGVGTTGSARYLAGVILGADLVKNEITTHAVAAQFCIPEVQTVVEIGGQDSKIIIIRDGVVTDFGMNTICAAGTGSFLDHQALRLNMSISDFGERALQSKNPVRIAGRCTVFAESDMIHKQQMGHRTEDILYGLCQALVRNYLNNVALGKDIQPPVVFQGGVAFNKGIVKALQEGLDTEITVPPHHEIMGAIGAALLVHEEIVSNRSESKFQGFSVSDTQYHTSTFECRSCPNLCEIARLSMDGRVVAQWGGRCDLWERSGAAGV is encoded by the coding sequence ATGGAAGTCTATTTGGGTGTTGATGTTGGCTCGGTAAGCACTAAGTTCGCCTTACTCAATCAGAATAACGAACTGGTGGCCAACCTCTACCTGCTGACTGAGGGTAAGCCGATTGAATCGGTGCAGTGTGGCCTGAAAGAAATCCAACAGCAGTTGCCTGAAGGCGCTCGCATTTGTGGCGTGGGCACTACCGGGAGTGCCCGATACTTGGCTGGCGTCATCCTCGGTGCTGATCTGGTGAAAAACGAGATCACTACCCATGCAGTGGCTGCCCAGTTCTGTATCCCTGAGGTGCAGACTGTGGTGGAAATCGGAGGACAGGACAGCAAGATTATCATTATCAGGGATGGAGTGGTCACGGACTTCGGCATGAATACCATCTGCGCCGCCGGTACCGGCAGCTTTCTCGACCACCAGGCGCTGCGGTTAAATATGAGTATCTCGGATTTCGGCGAGAGAGCGCTGCAAAGCAAGAACCCGGTGCGAATTGCGGGGCGTTGCACTGTTTTCGCTGAGTCGGACATGATCCACAAACAGCAGATGGGGCATCGCACTGAGGATATTCTCTACGGACTGTGCCAGGCGCTGGTACGGAACTATCTCAATAATGTGGCCTTAGGAAAGGACATCCAGCCTCCCGTTGTATTCCAGGGCGGAGTAGCCTTCAACAAGGGAATAGTAAAGGCTCTTCAGGAGGGACTCGACACCGAAATCACCGTCCCACCTCACCACGAAATCATGGGCGCTATCGGGGCTGCTCTTCTGGTGCATGAAGAAATAGTTAGCAATCGCTCCGAAAGCAAATTTCAAGGGTTCAGCGTCAGCGACACCCAGTACCATACTTCGACCTTTGAGTGCCGATCCTGCCCCAATCTTTGTGAGATAGCTCGGCTTTCCATGGATGGACGGGTTGTTGCCCAATGGGGCGGTCGGTGTGACCTCTGGGAGAGAAGCGGAGCAGCCGGTGTTTGA
- a CDS encoding NrdH-redoxin, producing the protein MSAKTVKVYSTPTCPYCKMAKKFLETNKIPYQDLNVAEDKAAREEMVQKSGQMGVPVIDVNGEFVVGFNQSWLKEKLGL; encoded by the coding sequence ATGAGTGCTAAGACAGTGAAGGTCTACTCCACGCCTACGTGCCCATATTGCAAGATGGCCAAGAAATTCCTGGAAACGAATAAGATTCCGTATCAGGACTTGAACGTGGCCGAGGACAAGGCAGCCCGTGAGGAAATGGTGCAAAAATCGGGGCAGATGGGTGTACCGGTGATAGACGTTAACGGGGAGTTCGTGGTGGGGTTTAATCAGAGCTGGTTGAAAGAGAAGCTAGGGCTGTAG
- a CDS encoding phosphatase PAP2 family protein has protein sequence MTSEEKAKGKSWLTGLFRWRKGFNEVLIVGLVYGAYRLASGSIDAKKIVALENAHDVIHWERRMGLFHEPDFQAFFLRNKILLNIADTLYTLLYYPALVLFFFWAYNRHRKEYYIARNVFLVSAGIAFLCFAFYPVAPPRMLPIFGFVDTMKGYGVVNYDSPILRNLANPYAAMPSLHFAWTLLVGIGIFCIVKAWWGKVLGVFVPLGMFVAIVATANHFILDAVAGAVLLGLSYGVVMLFSALRHRVSFAELRAMLPKRARAASKSGEVQGLDG, from the coding sequence TTGACAAGCGAAGAAAAGGCGAAAGGCAAGAGTTGGCTGACAGGGCTATTCAGGTGGCGCAAGGGATTCAATGAGGTCCTGATAGTTGGTCTTGTCTATGGAGCCTACCGGCTGGCCAGCGGCTCCATAGATGCCAAGAAAATAGTTGCCCTTGAGAATGCCCATGACGTTATACATTGGGAAAGGCGTATGGGGCTTTTCCATGAGCCGGATTTTCAGGCCTTTTTCTTAAGGAACAAGATTCTTCTCAACATAGCCGATACACTCTACACCCTTTTGTATTATCCAGCTCTCGTCCTGTTCTTCTTCTGGGCCTACAACCGCCATCGGAAGGAGTATTACATAGCGCGCAATGTCTTCCTTGTTTCCGCCGGCATAGCGTTTCTATGTTTCGCTTTTTATCCTGTGGCCCCGCCCAGGATGTTACCCATATTTGGCTTTGTTGATACCATGAAGGGCTATGGCGTGGTAAACTACGACTCACCAATCTTGCGAAATCTGGCCAATCCCTACGCAGCTATGCCGAGCCTCCACTTCGCCTGGACACTGCTGGTGGGAATAGGCATCTTCTGCATAGTGAAGGCCTGGTGGGGGAAAGTGCTGGGTGTCTTCGTACCCCTGGGGATGTTCGTGGCCATAGTAGCTACGGCCAACCACTTCATCCTCGATGCTGTTGCCGGGGCCGTGCTTCTCGGGCTGTCCTACGGTGTGGTAATGCTCTTTAGCGCTTTGAGGCATCGTGTCAGCTTTGCTGAACTCAGGGCAATGCTTCCCAAGAGGGCACGGGCTGCCTCCAAGAGCGGCGAAGTCCAAGGACTTGACGGATGA
- a CDS encoding superoxide dismutase: protein MAYAAKDYGHLVGMEGFSKTLLNNHFTLYQGYVTNTNKVLDSLAAMVKEGKVGNPEYAELKRRLGFEFNGMRLHEYCFENLGGKGTLDRSGRLGKRLAQDFGSYEDWEKDFRGTAAMRGIGWAILYLDNIAGRLINQWINEHETGHLAGGTPILVLDVFEHAFMIDYGLKRADYIEAFFKNVNWAAVEGRLK from the coding sequence ATGGCTTATGCGGCTAAAGATTATGGTCACCTGGTAGGAATGGAAGGATTTAGCAAGACATTGCTCAATAATCATTTCACCTTATATCAGGGCTATGTGACCAATACGAACAAGGTGCTGGACTCTCTAGCTGCAATGGTGAAGGAAGGGAAAGTCGGCAACCCTGAGTATGCTGAACTGAAGAGGCGGCTGGGCTTTGAGTTCAATGGGATGCGTCTTCACGAGTACTGTTTCGAGAACCTTGGTGGGAAGGGAACCCTGGATAGATCAGGGAGACTGGGCAAGAGACTTGCGCAGGACTTTGGCAGCTATGAAGACTGGGAAAAGGATTTCAGGGGTACGGCAGCGATGCGAGGCATTGGCTGGGCCATTCTGTATCTGGACAACATCGCCGGAAGACTAATCAACCAGTGGATCAATGAGCATGAAACGGGCCACCTTGCTGGTGGTACCCCCATACTGGTGCTGGATGTCTTTGAACATGCTTTCATGATCGACTACGGACTAAAGCGCGCTGACTACATTGAAGCCTTCTTCAAGAATGTTAACTGGGCTGCGGTGGAGGGCCGCCTGAAATAG
- a CDS encoding High molecular weight rubredoxin, translating to MDLKALHAISYGMYVIGSRKGERINGQIANTVMQVSSEPPKISVCINKGNLTHEFIKDSGVFTVSILSQDTPLSFIGGFGFKSGRETNKFDGVNYKLGVTQAPVVLDNALAYLEAKVISETDAGTHTDFIGDVVAAEVLKNGEPMTYAYYHQVKRGTTPKAAPSYVSERKEAPVKIAKYECSVCGYIYDPEAGDPENGVAAGTPFEKLPEDWVCPMCGAGKDEFTKVG from the coding sequence ATGGATCTTAAAGCGCTGCACGCCATCAGCTATGGTATGTATGTCATAGGTTCGAGGAAAGGGGAGAGGATCAATGGTCAGATTGCCAATACGGTGATGCAGGTGTCCTCAGAGCCACCGAAGATTTCGGTGTGTATCAACAAGGGAAATCTGACCCATGAGTTCATCAAGGATAGCGGGGTGTTTACGGTATCGATCCTGAGCCAGGATACGCCTTTAAGCTTTATCGGGGGCTTCGGATTCAAGTCGGGGAGAGAGACGAACAAATTTGATGGCGTCAACTACAAGTTGGGGGTAACCCAGGCACCAGTAGTGCTGGATAATGCCCTGGCTTACCTGGAAGCTAAGGTGATAAGCGAAACTGATGCGGGAACGCATACCGATTTCATCGGCGATGTGGTGGCTGCGGAGGTCCTGAAGAACGGTGAGCCGATGACCTACGCTTATTATCACCAGGTGAAGCGGGGCACCACGCCCAAGGCAGCCCCCTCCTATGTCAGTGAGAGAAAGGAGGCCCCTGTCAAGATAGCTAAGTATGAATGCAGTGTCTGCGGTTATATCTATGACCCGGAAGCAGGTGACCCGGAGAATGGTGTTGCCGCAGGGACTCCTTTTGAGAAGCTGCCGGAGGATTGGGTATGCCCCATGTGTGGGGCTGGGAAGGACGAGTTTACCAAGGTGGGGTGA
- the secG gene encoding preprotein translocase subunit SecG, with protein MQTYLNIAQIMVGIVLIAIVLLQVRGGGLGGIFGQADTTFRTRRGVEKTLFQFTIALVVIFVILAVVSVRIA; from the coding sequence ATGCAGACTTATCTTAACATCGCCCAAATAATGGTCGGGATAGTACTAATTGCGATCGTTTTGCTCCAGGTAAGAGGAGGGGGGCTGGGGGGCATCTTCGGTCAAGCAGATACCACCTTCCGCACCCGAAGGGGGGTGGAAAAGACCCTCTTCCAATTCACTATCGCCCTGGTGGTGATTTTCGTCATTCTAGCTGTAGTGAGCGTCAGAATCGCTTAG
- a CDS encoding SAM-dependent chlorinase/fluorinase, with amino-acid sequence MQPITLTTDFGLRDAYVAAVKGVILGINPKATVVDISHFIEPQNIRQAAFVLGTVYCYFPRDTIHMVIVDPEVGSRRRAIILKTQEALFVAPDNGVLSYVLHHASPGGMSSEAALTVLPPGVMAVEITNPKFWHHPVSTTFHGRDIFAPVTAHLSLGVPLQEFGEPTMSLQVFPPPRPRLGPGGELVGQVLHVDIFGNVITSIRQQDLRPGRFHLQIAGRRIESLAATYANAEIDQLHAVVGSSGYVEVAVRNGSAAALLGVKIGDEVEINNR; translated from the coding sequence ATGCAACCCATCACTCTCACCACCGATTTTGGCCTTCGGGATGCCTATGTGGCAGCCGTGAAGGGCGTTATCCTGGGCATCAACCCCAAGGCCACAGTCGTGGACATTTCTCACTTCATTGAGCCGCAAAACATCAGGCAGGCGGCCTTCGTCCTGGGTACCGTCTACTGCTATTTCCCCAGGGACACCATTCATATGGTCATCGTTGACCCCGAAGTGGGTAGCCGACGCCGTGCTATTATTCTAAAAACCCAAGAGGCCCTTTTCGTCGCCCCAGACAATGGGGTGCTGAGCTACGTCCTTCACCATGCCTCCCCGGGAGGGATGTCCTCTGAAGCAGCACTGACGGTACTGCCACCAGGGGTCATGGCCGTGGAAATTACCAATCCCAAATTCTGGCATCATCCAGTGAGCACCACCTTTCATGGTCGTGACATCTTTGCTCCGGTGACAGCCCATCTCTCCCTTGGCGTGCCACTCCAGGAATTCGGTGAGCCAACCATGTCTCTCCAGGTCTTCCCCCCGCCGCGACCGCGACTCGGGCCAGGAGGAGAGCTAGTAGGGCAAGTACTCCATGTTGACATCTTCGGCAACGTTATTACCAGCATCCGCCAGCAAGACCTCCGCCCCGGCCGGTTCCACCTTCAGATAGCCGGGCGGCGTATTGAATCGCTGGCAGCCACCTATGCCAATGCTGAAATTGACCAGCTACATGCGGTGGTGGGCAGCAGCGGCTACGTGGAGGTGGCGGTGCGGAACGGCAGCGCCGCCGCCTTGCTCGGCGTCAAAATCGGAGACGAGGTGGAAATAAACAACCGATGA
- a CDS encoding FAD-binding protein, with amino-acid sequence MYDLIIVGGGPAGMTAAVYAARKRLNTLLLSKDVGGQVLWTMGVENYMGYQYVEGPELMQKFEEQVKQFPLEQKIGQGASTLSLSDAGFEVRTEAGESYQARAVIVATGKRPRQLNVPGEERLKGRGVTYCAICDGPIFAGEKVAVIGGGNSALEAALDMVKIGDHVYLVSLTPLTGDQILIERAVKSPNLTVLLEHEVLSIEGPNRVESVKVRDLKNGAEKKLEVTGVFVEIGLVPNSEAVRQIVRLNRLGEIEVNCACETGVPGLFAAGDVTNVPEKQIVVAAGEGAKAALAAHKYLQRL; translated from the coding sequence ATGTACGACCTGATCATTGTCGGGGGTGGTCCAGCCGGGATGACCGCAGCCGTTTATGCCGCCAGAAAGAGATTGAACACCTTGCTTCTGAGTAAAGATGTGGGAGGTCAGGTCCTGTGGACGATGGGGGTGGAGAACTACATGGGCTATCAGTATGTCGAAGGCCCTGAGTTGATGCAGAAGTTTGAAGAGCAGGTGAAGCAGTTTCCCCTGGAGCAGAAGATAGGGCAGGGAGCATCGACCTTGTCCCTGTCAGATGCGGGGTTTGAGGTCAGAACAGAAGCGGGGGAAAGCTACCAGGCAAGGGCAGTGATAGTAGCCACTGGAAAGCGGCCCCGGCAGCTTAATGTCCCTGGAGAGGAGAGGCTAAAGGGAAGAGGCGTGACCTACTGCGCCATTTGCGACGGCCCCATTTTTGCTGGAGAGAAGGTAGCGGTCATAGGCGGTGGCAATTCGGCATTGGAAGCTGCCCTCGATATGGTCAAGATAGGGGATCATGTGTACCTTGTGTCTCTGACGCCTCTAACTGGCGACCAGATACTTATCGAGAGGGCGGTGAAGTCCCCCAATCTGACCGTTTTGTTAGAGCACGAGGTGCTGAGTATAGAGGGCCCAAATCGTGTGGAAAGCGTTAAGGTCAGGGATTTGAAAAACGGTGCCGAGAAGAAGCTTGAGGTTACTGGCGTTTTTGTTGAAATCGGGCTAGTACCTAACTCAGAGGCGGTCAGACAAATTGTCAGACTGAACAGGCTGGGCGAAATCGAAGTAAACTGTGCTTGTGAAACTGGTGTGCCGGGGCTTTTTGCCGCTGGTGATGTGACGAACGTGCCTGAAAAGCAGATCGTGGTGGCGGCTGGAGAGGGGGCCAAAGCGGCGCTTGCGGCTCATAAGTATCTCCAGAGGCTGTAA
- a CDS encoding cysteine desulfurase, producing MRKVYLDNAATTPLLPEVLDAMLPYLKEVYGNPQSLHSWGDEAREAIEDARSKVAVLIGAQPEEVIFTSSGTESNNFAIKGLAMAQQANGRHVVVSAIEHFSVLHSARTLQKQGFEVTEVPVDRHGVVSPDDVARSLRKDTILVSIMQANGEVGTIEPIAEIAKVVKKTKALFHTDAVAAAGTIPVDARELGVDALSLAGNQFYGPKGAGALWIRKGVRIIPFLEGGVQEGGRRAGTENVPAIVGMGKAAELAKRDMEARMKHLSTLRDMLISKLPSRIEHVILTGHPTQRLPGHASFCIEFIEGESMLMLMNLQGVAAASGSACTSRALKASHVLTAMGLPHEIVHGSLLFSFGLGNTAEDVDYVLDVLPPIVDRLRQMSPLYAKYSKGQKGGI from the coding sequence ATGAGGAAGGTCTATCTGGATAATGCGGCCACCACGCCGTTACTGCCCGAGGTACTGGACGCTATGCTGCCCTATCTCAAAGAGGTGTACGGCAATCCCCAATCTCTGCATAGCTGGGGAGATGAGGCTAGGGAAGCGATAGAGGATGCCCGGAGCAAGGTTGCCGTTCTCATCGGTGCTCAGCCAGAGGAGGTTATCTTCACTTCCAGCGGCACTGAGTCAAATAACTTTGCTATCAAGGGGTTGGCCATGGCACAGCAGGCTAACGGCAGGCATGTTGTTGTTTCCGCCATCGAGCACTTCTCGGTGTTGCACTCGGCTAGAACCCTGCAGAAGCAAGGTTTTGAAGTGACCGAGGTTCCGGTGGACAGGCACGGCGTGGTGAGCCCGGATGATGTGGCTAGAAGCCTCAGGAAGGATACGATTCTAGTCTCCATCATGCAGGCCAACGGCGAGGTGGGCACCATCGAGCCTATTGCCGAGATAGCCAAGGTGGTGAAAAAAACGAAGGCACTGTTTCACACTGATGCTGTGGCTGCTGCGGGCACAATACCTGTCGATGCTAGAGAACTGGGAGTTGACGCTCTCAGCCTGGCGGGCAATCAGTTCTACGGGCCCAAAGGGGCTGGTGCACTCTGGATCAGGAAAGGGGTGCGTATCATCCCCTTCCTAGAAGGTGGGGTGCAGGAGGGGGGGCGAAGGGCGGGGACTGAGAATGTGCCGGCCATTGTGGGGATGGGGAAAGCGGCGGAGCTGGCCAAACGAGACATGGAGGCCCGGATGAAGCATCTCTCCACCCTACGAGACATGCTGATTAGCAAACTGCCGTCTCGGATCGAGCATGTGATTCTCACCGGCCATCCCACCCAGCGCCTCCCTGGTCATGCCAGTTTCTGCATCGAGTTCATTGAGGGCGAGTCCATGTTAATGCTGATGAATCTCCAGGGAGTAGCGGCAGCCAGCGGTTCTGCCTGCACCTCCAGGGCACTCAAGGCTTCGCATGTGCTCACCGCTATGGGGCTCCCCCACGAAATAGTCCATGGCTCGCTCCTGTTCAGCTTCGGCCTGGGAAATACCGCCGAGGATGTTGACTACGTATTGGATGTGCTGCCGCCTATTGTAGACCGGCTACGGCAGATGTCACCGCTATATGCCAAATACTCCAAAGGCCAGAAAGGGGGGATTTAA